Genomic DNA from Williamwhitmania sp.:
TGAAAGTTCAGGCCTTTGTGGCATGCTGTTGGGAATTTCACATTCCTGCGCTAGCCTTATGGGGTCGGTGAACGGAATGCCTGTAGTGCCACCACCTAGGCGCCCAGGGTTAATTCCAAGAATCAGGATGCGCGGGTTGTCATCGTTGTAGTACTTGGAGTAAAATTGATTTACAATCTCTTGAACATCCTTATTTTCAAAGGGGTTCATTGTTTTGATTCCACCCGGAAGCCCAACAGGCCTGACGAGAGAGTGGTTGAATTGGATAACTTTTGCGGCGAAGGTCATCGATTTAGGGTTTTGAAGAGGAACGGTAAACCGCAGAAAGATATAGATTTATTTGATTGATTTGCTCTTTGAAGAATTATTAAGTGGCTGGCAGTGTTCACCAATGATGGGTTTTGATCGGCTGTTATTATTGTGTGTCCCGCCCATAAAAGCTTTTCAAATACCTGTCGGAGGTCAGCAATATTTTTTGGATGAAGGCCGATGGTTGGCTCGTCGAATACAAAGAGGGCCTTGCCTTTAACTTGCACCATTGCCGACGCTAAATGCAGCCGTTGTTGTTCGCCAGTGCTTAAGCTCCTAAAGGTTTGTCTAAGCCGTAAATAGCCAATGCCCATCTGGATGGCTGGCTGCAATGCTTTTGCGGCAGATGGTTCGTGGGAAAGCCTTGAATGTGCCTCCTCAACGCTCATTTCTAACCACTGTGCAATGTTGAAACTTAACCAGTAATAATTTAGTGCTTCAGCCGTAAAACCAGTGCCATTGCAACTTTCGCAGAGTTCCTGATAATCGGGCATAAGGTCGAGGGCAACGCGTTGAACGCCAGTTCCAGCACACGCCTCGCAACGGCCACCGCTCGAATGAGTGCCGAAGAAGCTGGGAGTGAGTTGCGATTTTCTTGCTTCCTCGGTAAGGGACAGCTGTTTGCGCACAATGGTGGAAATTCCCAGCTGGGTTGAAACGGTTGAGTAGGACGAGCTACCACCCATCACCTCATTTACGTGGACAACCATCATTGGAAAGGGGAGGGAGATTGATCTGCATCCAACTGGTTTGTGTTGGGCAACCGATTCACCAATCGCCTTTAGTAGCAAGGTGCTTTTTCCGCTACCTGTAGGTCCTGTGATAGCAGTGAACCCATTAGCTGGTATTGTTATTTTATCGCCGTTGAGGTCTATAATTACAATTTCGCCTTGCTTTGGGTGAGGTTTCGAATTGTCAGAGAAGTAGCTGCTTCCTGAAAAAACTAATCCCGTTGCGGTGCTTCGGTTAGCTGCCAGTTGCTCAGGTTTTTCGTCGAAAACAATAGTTCCTCCTTTTTCTCCGGCATCCGGACCCAGCTCCACAATTCGATTGGCTGAGGCTAACCCCGCTGGGCTATGATCTATCAGCACAACAGTATTTCCCTTTATAGTCAGTTCCGATAGTAAATTTTTGATGCGTATCGCCTCTGTGGCGTCGAGTCCGGCAAATGGTTCATCGAGGATATAGGTGATTCCTGCTAGGTCGACACCTGCAATGCCCAGCAGCCGAAGTTTTTGCTGTTCCCCTGTGGAAAGTGTGTGTGATTCTCTGTTAATTGAAAGATGAGCAATGCCCAGCTGGGTTAGCATTTTAAGCTTATGCTGGAGTTGG
This window encodes:
- a CDS encoding ATP-binding cassette domain-containing protein produces the protein AKLLGDPYGKQMATLATIGKLEGVDFFQPWNTLSPKAKKIALEGAGSKVWEVEWNYKRGKREGSFNFSGKWDGLVAIVNEEYSIHHLTTRGAGFEEAMERVTCSQCGGKRLNSSALSYKLLGMDIAEMSQNNGEELLVLLPKIESAITAKAGTAAAAMLCNQLQHKLKMLTQLGIAHLSINRESHTLSTGEQQKLRLLGIAGVDLAGITYILDEPFAGLDATEAIRIKNLLSELTIKGNTVVLIDHSPAGLASANRIVELGPDAGEKGGTIVFDEKPEQLAANRSTATGLVFSGSSYFSDNSKPHPKQGEIVIIDLNGDKITIPANGFTAITGPTGSGKSTLLLKAIGESVAQHKPVGCRSISLPFPMMVVHVNEVMGGSSSYSTVSTQLGISTIVRKQLSLTEEARKSQLTPSFFGTHSSGGRCEACAGTGVQRVALDLMPDYQELCESCNGTGFTAEALNYYWLSFNIAQWLEMSVEEAHSRLSHEPSAAKALQPAIQMGIGYLRLRQTFRSLSTGEQQRLHLASAMVQVKGKALFVFDEPTIGLHPKNIADLRQVFEKLLWAGHTIITADQNPSLVNTASHLIILQRANQSNKSISFCGLPFLFKTLNR